The sequence below is a genomic window from Gemmatimonadota bacterium.
TATCACAGGAAGAGTCTGAGAGAAAAAATGAACATCGAACCCCGGCAGAAGCAGTTCGACTTCGACGGGCCCGGGGCTATCAGGCCCGAGGTCCTGGAGACCTTCCCCTACGAGTCCCAGGGCGATCCCCTCGACGTGGATATCGATACGGACGAGTTTACGGCGGTCTGCCCCTGGACGGGACTGCCCGATTTCGGTGAGGTAATCGTTTCTTACGTGCCGGACGAGAAGGTCCTGGAGCTGCGGTCCTACAAGTACTACCTGCTCTCGTACCGGAACGTCGGCATGGTGCAGGAGCACGTCACGCGGCGCATCCTCGACGACCTCGTCGCGGCGGTGCAGCCGGTCCGCATGACGGTAAGCACCGACTACCGGATCCGGGGCGGCATCCACACGGTCTGCACGGCGGAGTACGAGAAGGAATAGGCGGCGCTTGAACCAGGCGCCGGGACCGGCCGCGTAGAACCCGCCGGCCATATCAGTCCGCGCCCGGACTAGCCG
It includes:
- the queF gene encoding preQ(1) synthase codes for the protein MNIEPRQKQFDFDGPGAIRPEVLETFPYESQGDPLDVDIDTDEFTAVCPWTGLPDFGEVIVSYVPDEKVLELRSYKYYLLSYRNVGMVQEHVTRRILDDLVAAVQPVRMTVSTDYRIRGGIHTVCTAEYEKE